A window of Castanea sativa cultivar Marrone di Chiusa Pesio chromosome 1, ASM4071231v1 contains these coding sequences:
- the LOC142622163 gene encoding uncharacterized protein LOC142622163, whose translation MPNWELKNCCQHEQVVFLATIGVFTVVILALWRTVLLTPFKLITVFLHEASHAVACILTCGRVEGIQVHANEGGVTQTRGGIYWVILPAGYLGSSFWGMALILASTNIITARIAAGCFIAALLVVLFIAKNWTLRGLCIGFIIFLAIIWLLQEKTTVHILRYAILFIGVMNSLFSVYDIYDDLISRRVNSSDAEKFAEVCPCPCNGVAWGVIWGMISFIFLCGSMYLGLVILS comes from the exons ATGCCGAATTGGGAGCTCAAGAACTGTTGCCAGCACGAACAAGTCGTGTTCTTGGCCACCATTGGTGTCTTCACCGTTGTAATCCTCGCG CTATGGAGGACAGTGCTATTGACGCCCTTTAAGCTCATCACTGTGTTCCTGCATGAAGCAAGTCATGCAGTTGCTTGCATACTCACGTGTGGCCGG GTGGAGGGGATCCAGGTTCATGCAAATGAAGGTGGAGTAACACAAACACGTGGTGGGATATATTGGGTGATCTTACCTGCAGGAT ATCTTGGGTCATCATTCTGGGGAATGGCCTTGATACTCGCATCCACAAATATCATAACTGCTAGAATTGCTGCTGGTTGTTTTATAGCGGCTCTGCTGGTTGTGCTCTTTATTGCTAAAAAT TGGACACTTCGAGGGCTTTGTATTG GATTCATTATTTTCCTTGCTATAATATGGCTTCTGCAAGAAAAGACAACAGTCCATATTCTTCGCTATGCAATTCTCTTCATTG GTGTCATGAACAGTTTGTTTTCTGTTTACG ATATTTATGATGATCTAATATCTCGAAGAGTCAACTCCAGTGATGCTGAGAAGTTTGCAGAAGTTTGCCCATGCCCTTGTAATGGGGTTGCATGGGGAGTAATTTG GGGAATGATATCATTTATATTTCTTTGTGGATCCATGTATCTTGGACTAGTCATCTTATCATGA